Proteins encoded in a region of the Streptomyces sp. NBC_01471 genome:
- a CDS encoding glycosyltransferase family 2 protein, with the protein MRNEPEPRVLVPIPYFGCLDYLRRAVDSVLAQTHTNVRVVVVNDCDSPAPWSLLSDLDDPRLWRVEYPDNRGAYFAVSSVLFADDADYLLIQDADDWSEPERVRSLLAALRRTGKGLAVSAQMVHYAEGRHYSDGSARGSHVEDASARLEQPATEDYYMPCNHHGLYRTDYLRRLGGYYGGFKFSYDGLIIALSHALGEITYVPEVLYNRLRRPGSLTTQRETANGSARRNAIDETLADLYRSLLSAVRAQPGSPDGLQSMVLTHMPDHERQELASYAEQIAAFLREPTTAVLRVRTTAQVW; encoded by the coding sequence ATGCGAAATGAGCCCGAACCGCGGGTACTTGTACCCATACCCTATTTCGGCTGCCTTGACTATCTCCGCAGGGCAGTTGACAGTGTGCTCGCCCAGACTCATACCAACGTCCGGGTGGTCGTCGTCAACGACTGCGACTCTCCTGCGCCTTGGTCACTGCTTTCCGACCTGGACGACCCGCGGCTGTGGCGCGTCGAATATCCCGACAACCGCGGCGCCTACTTCGCGGTGTCCTCAGTTCTCTTCGCCGACGACGCCGACTACCTGCTTATTCAGGACGCGGACGACTGGAGCGAGCCCGAACGCGTTCGCAGTCTGCTGGCTGCGCTACGACGAACCGGGAAGGGTCTGGCGGTATCCGCACAGATGGTGCACTACGCAGAGGGTCGGCATTACAGTGACGGCTCAGCACGTGGCAGCCATGTCGAGGATGCCTCGGCCCGACTCGAACAGCCGGCCACCGAGGACTACTACATGCCCTGCAACCACCACGGCCTTTACCGCACCGACTACCTTCGACGGCTGGGTGGCTACTACGGGGGGTTCAAGTTCTCTTACGACGGGTTGATCATCGCGCTGTCCCACGCTCTCGGGGAGATCACGTACGTCCCGGAAGTGCTCTACAACCGACTGCGGCGCCCCGGCTCGCTGACCACTCAACGCGAAACCGCCAACGGCAGTGCTCGGCGGAACGCGATCGATGAGACCTTGGCCGACTTGTACCGGTCTCTTCTCTCCGCCGTGCGCGCTCAGCCGGGCTCCCCCGACGGGCTGCAATCCATGGTGCTCACACACATGCCGGATCACGAACGGCAAGAACTGGCCTCCTATGCCGAGCAGATCGCCGCCTTCTTGCGGGAGCCGACCACCGCCGTCCTCCGGGTGAGAACCACAGCACAGGTATGGTGA
- a CDS encoding LuxR C-terminal-related transcriptional regulator, with product MLTSGLKGEAIARRLVLSLRTVMRHIADIMQ from the coding sequence CTGCTCACCAGCGGCCTGAAAGGCGAGGCTATAGCGCGTCGGCTGGTCCTGTCGTTGCGGACCGTCATGCGTCATATCGCGGACATCATGCAATAG